The DNA region tcgtcgtcctccAAACGTTTATACGGCAATATGAGGTCGGGATAAACGCGCAGCAAGGTCTGAACCACCTGAAGGCGTCCAAATTGCGCTCCCAAATCGAGAGCCGTTTGAAAGCTATTGTTGCGTATGGCGGGATCGGCGCCGTAGGACAGAAGAATGGCCACCACGGCATTGTGGCCATGTTGGGCGCCCGAGTGCAACGGCGTCTCGTTTTCGATGGTCTGCGCATTTGGATTCGCTCCCGTGGGCGAGTGCATCAGCAGCATCTTGACGATGTCCTGGTGGCCAGCCCAGGCGGCCAGAAATAAGGGCGTCGAGCCACGTATATCAGGCACATCCAATAGCGCGTTGTGGGAAAGTAGAAGCCTTACAATGTTGCTATGCCCATTTAGACAGGCATGATGCAGCGAGGTATAGCCATTCATGTCCTGGCAGTTGATGCTGGGACTTCGACGAAAGCTGGAAAGAAAGTTTGTAGTGAATTGACTGGTATAATAACAGGTGCTTGGATGACTCACCTAGACAGCGGGCCATGCCGTTTGCTTGAGTGCTCCAGCAGTTTGTCCACCGTCTTGATGTCGCCGCCACGCGAAGCCTCCAGCAAATGCTGATCCTTGCCCATTGCTCCTCCGTATCCTCCAACACTAGGTAGCTACAGGAGCACAAAAACACATGTCATATTGATTTAGCTTTTGCTCCGATTCCAAGACAATGAGATCATCGCGAGCATACAGAACACCACAgccccacccccacccccagCCCCAAAAATCAGGTGGCAGCTAGGCGGAATCAGCTGTTTGGCCCTAGAACGCACACACTCATAgctcatatttatttatacgaACTCGTAATGAAAATTCCACAGaggtgtttttgtttataatatgGAGGGCTGATTGGTGGCTCCGCCTCTTCCAAGGTCATTCCACGGCATTGGGCTGCTCCAATTGGAACTTCTTTGCCACCCCAATTAGGTCTTATCTTTTAGTTATTAGTTACCGGCTATGTCCACGTCCGTTCCGAAAGTGTACAGCCATAAACGATTCACTATACTTGCCACCGCGATAAGCAATTAACAAAGCTGCGATCTAAACTTTATTTACGTGGAGCCGATCGAGCAATTGTTCGTTACTAATTGGTTAGGGATGGGGGCGTGAGGCGGCTAAGAAGCACACGAACTTCAGGCACCATCAGTGATGCCCACTTTAACAGATAATGGTTTTTAGTAACTAGAATGATAATGCTGAAGATTCTAAAGGTTACTCTAAAATGCGTATGAATTTTGATAAAATGTCCCTTCTCATGGTTATAAAGGTATTCGAATTGTTTTTAGCTATTTAACTTTAGCTACGTATTCGATATCGCGTGAAGGAAGCCAACATACCACCACTAGCACGAGCAAGCGATATTTTCCAGCGACCATCTCTAGCTGCACAAGccaaattttttattttccctggCAAAGACTCACGTTTTTACCCGAAAGTTTGACTCACAGAATCATGGAAACCTCGAGCTCTAGTCCAGTTAAGCCCAGGAGAAAAGACAAGGACGAAGGTAAGTGGAAACAGTGAGAAATCCGCCCCAAAACGATAAAGCGAGGTGTGCCGGCACATCGGTGCTCTTTACCTTTGATAACGCGTGTGTGAGTGCTGGTGTGCGTGAAAAACAGCCAAATTAAAGTTTAAGGTATGCCCCTGTTTGCCCTGCTTAATGCCAACCCATTCACTATGTTGCCCTTGCAGATGGCCGTGCAGAGCAGGAGGATTCCGCGAACCAGGTGGGCGAGCCGCAGAGGAAGCTCCTGCGCCTGGGCGACAGCCTGGAATCGAAGGAAGTGCTCCTGAACGAGGCGTATCAGCAACCAGAACTTACCAAGTGGCTCCAGACAGCCTGGACGGATGAGAAGAGCCAAGGGACCAAGGAGACGCAAACCGGTGCTCAAGTGTTCTCGGATCCCTTTCAAATCTGCCTTCTGCCCGGTATGCTGGAAAAGGGCCAAAGCCAGGCGCTGGTCGCCGAAATCATCCAGAATGTGCAGTGGTCGCGCAAACAGATGGACCTGTATGAGTTCTACCAGAGCACAGACCTATCCAACATGCCCGCTTGCCGACTGCTGACCAACTTCCTGCAGGTGCTGCGTAAACAGGTTCGTCCCTGGCTGGAGAAGGTTACCAACCTCAAGCTGGACTATGTGTCCGCCTCCTGCAGCATGTACACCTGCGGCGACTATCTGCTCGTGCACGACGATCTGCTCAAGGACCGGCAGGTGGCCTTCATTTACTACCTTTCGCCGTGGGAAGGAGCGGAGGAGTGGACGGAGGCGCAGGGCGGATGCCTGGAGATCTTCGGAAGCGACGACCAGTGCTTTCCACAGTTTCCTGTGCAGCGAAAGATCGCTCCCAAAGACAACCAGTTCGCCTTCTTCAAGGTGGGCTCGCGCTCCTTCCACCAAGTGGGCGAGGTGACCACATTCGACTACCCGCGTCTTACCATAAACGGGTGGTTTCACGGCGAGACCAACGAGGCCTTTGTGGCCGACTCCCTGCGCGCCTTTCCCCGCCTGAATTACCTGCAACCCGATGGCCTGAATAGGCCGCCGCTTGGCCTGTTTCTAAACAACGTCTATCTAAAGGGAGCCACACGCCGAAGCATCCAAAAGCGGATCGAGGAAAACTCGGAGATTTGCTTATACGAGTTCTTCAAGCGAGAGAAATTCGAATTGGCCCGGTCGCAGCTGCTGGCTGATTCAAATACCCTGAAGTGGCGCAGACAGGGACCCGCGAACGCACACAACTACGAAGTGTTGGATTTGACAACAGCCAGAGGCACCATCCTGGAACTACTGCAGCTGTTCCGTAGTCACGCCATGTTTGATTTGTTGCGAGACTTCACCGATCTGGATTTGGCTGGCACCGATGCCGAGAGTCCAACATGCAGCGTGGAACTGCAGCGCTGGTCCCACGGCAACTACACAGTGCTGGGCGACGGTTTGGCCAGCGAGGAGAACACTTTGGACCTGGTTTACTACCTGAACGCGGCGGAAGGAGCAGCGGTGATCACATACCTCTCACCCGACGCCGAAATGCCCACAGCGAAAGCACCGGCGGACGGAAGGCGATCGGACTACGATGACGAGGAAGACGACGACTCCGTTCTGCTCACTATCACGCCCGTGGACAACGCCCTGAACATAGTATACCGGTGCGAGGGCACCACCAAGTTCACCAAATACGTGTCGCGCAACACGCCCCTCGAAAAGGGAcctgtttttgttatttcgtGCAGCTACAAGGAGTAGCATGTGATCCTGTTCCACAACATGCGCACAATTACTCCTTAAGGACTATTCACATTCATACCGTTGTACTGTACAGaaactaatttacaaaataaactctttaaaaacacaagtatacattttatattttttttccacGTAATGAAGTGTGAAGTGCGTGTTCAACCGCGATAAAGCAGGAACTAATCTAACACGTCTCTTTAACTTTACAGATAAGTTCCGGATCGGGGCCACAGTTGCATTCATTGTGGTCATCATTGGAATTGGCGTGCCCATGTGGTGGCGCACCACCACGGTCTATAGGTGAGTCAATCATGTCTGGCGGCGTTTTTTAAATTATCCCTAATTGTTGAAATTGCAGAGTCAATTTGCCGTCGACGGAAATTCTGAGTCTGAGTGAAACACCCATCAAAACGGCTGTGCAGGTGGCCATCTACACACAACAGCCCACTCGTGGCCAGTTGCTCATCGCTGAATTGCAGAGCGCCTTCAGCGACAATGGTGGGTACACCAGGCAGCTTCAGCCATTCATTTGCCTAAGCCACGTTCCCTTCCCTTTTAGAAATATGGTCTGTGGAATTCAAGCAGCTATCTCCAACTCCCAAGACACAGGATGCACACACGCCTGCTGCTCTAGagaagctgctgctggaggaAAATGTCCAGAGCGTTGGCGACTTCATGTTCATCGAGTGGCCCAAACTGCAGGAGGAGTTGCTGCTTACCACCGAAAGATCGGCCTTGATGCGAAGTGATACACGTGAGTATATTGCAATGATGCGGAAGCGGATCTTGACTTTTTATGTCGTGCGATTTCAAGGTCCTCGATAGTATAGTGGTTAGTATCCCCGCCTGTCACGCGGGAGACCGGGGTTCAATTCCCCGTCGGGGAGAATcagaaacatttttttttgtgtccaACTTTTATCCAGATTTAATATCTTTTTTTTGTCACTtagtgtttttgtttatttaagtaatttaaaaatgggACATCATTATGGTTGATAATTTATTATTCacataaaaagtatttttaaaaaatatatttcttttatcGTCTCCCCGACGGGGAATTGAACCCCGGTCTCCCGCGTGACAGGCGGGGATACTAACCACTATACTATCGAGGATAACGAATGTTTTTCCATTGAATACGTTTCTCTAAAAACGGTACAAggaattcaattatttttatattttaaggAACAAAAGAATGTCGCTTATTAAAGAATGGAAAACCTAATTATACTTTTTGAACACCTTTTAGCTTCTAACAAAATCGCACAGCTCCTGCATGCTAAGATCCTGCAGACGTATCGCATCAATCAAATCTTAAGTACAGATGAGCGAATGGGAGCCAAGTCGGAAGCTCCGCAACCAGCCTACGATGTCATTGTGTCCGTCCTGAATCCGAAACCGAGACTCACCCACGCCAAGTGGAACATAGCCATGGCTGTGAAGAGTAAGCATTAAGGAAACACAGAAAGTTATTAGTTTGCTCATGCCAATTAACATTACCTGCAGCTTATATTGAGCCCTGGTTGGCAAAGGTATCCGGTGTGTCCAACTACACGGTGCGATCGCAGTGGAAGTATCGGGTGGCCATCGAAGCGGATATCAAGCAGGTGCGCGACCAGAGCAAGCTGGGGCGGCACTACGCCCTCCAGGAATCCGCTCTGCCTCATCTGCTCACATCGATTGCCCAGAATCTGAGCGCCAGCACCACCGACAAGCCGGCCATCAACCTGGTGGTGTACATTCCACCCTGCCACATTGCACCGCTGCACATCTACAACAGCAAGGATCAGCGGCTGACGCGAAATAATGTGGATGCCTTTATTTCGCCGCCGTGGGGTGGCTTCATCATTGCCAATCCGCCGGAACATGTCTGTCTGGCGGCCATGAGCGATCAGCAGGCAATTGCCTACCATGTCAGCACCACGGAAAACATGCAGGTGATGCTGGACCAGCTGCACAAGCTGCTCGACATCAGCAGTGAGCTTCAGATGGAGGGCGTTAAGGTGGTGGACATTGAGCAACTGGAGCCACGTCGCTGGGAGTACGAGGCATACCTAAGACGCACTGCTATTCGACACATATCCACAGCAAGCAGCACGCTGCAGAGCCTCATCAAACTGTTGGGTAAGATTgtaacaataaaatgtaataagtTTGCGAAGATACCCATGAAAGACTCTTAGTCCTATTCCATTACTACATATATTTCGatgattaaaaatatttgcaatttccGCTATATAATTAAGTAGCTTTTAAATAAGTTTgatgttatttttattgagTCTGCACTGCTTGAGAAGTTTAATAACCAACTTAATTGGACCATATAATTTAACAACCGCTTCCTCCTCTCGTTTAGATCAAATCAGCTACATTGTGATAGACGACGAGGTGGGCGCCGCCATAACAAATTCCTATGCCGACATCTTGGCCGCCAAGGCTGCCCTTCTGGAGCACCGACTGGCGGACGCTTCGGTTCTGGCCAAGCGCGCATTTGTGGCATCGGAGCGGGGATTCTTCGATGCTAGTCTGCTGGCGCAGTTGTACTTCCCGGACGAGCAGAAGTACGCCATCTACATTCCACTCTTTCTGCCCATCATGGTGCCCGTGCTCAGTTCCTTCAACATGCTGCGCAGTGTGCTGCAGGCCAGACGGAAGGAGAAGCAGTCGTAAACGATCCGTAACCAAATAGTATCATCCCTCATTAAAAGCATATATTCTTTATAAGCTCTTACTGGTGCGGTTTATTGCTTCACTTGGGTTTTACGTGGAACATCTCATCGCCGGGGCCTTGCGTCCGATTAAAGTTGCCAGCTGTGTAGTATTCCAACATATTGAAACTGTATACTGCAGCGCATAACAAGTAGGTACAAATTATTCGTGCCAACATTTTGGTCTACAGAAACCTGGTGGAAACGGATTTAAAACTCAACAATTTTGATCTGTCAGAGAGAGTTGTATGATTTGAAAACAAGTCCACGTGCCACTAATCTACCCCAAAGTTTTCTGCGTTGGGAGTGCTGCAATTTGATGTCATGGCTGCTGGTGGACCAGCGTGTGAACTGTGTATAGGTCAGGTTCAGCGGCGAGATCGCTGCCGGATGAATGTCATCCGCGGCAGGAGGCCACAGACGCAGTTGGTCTTTAATTCTAATTTTCTAGTACGATTTTATTGACAATAACTCTTGGCTTCGGCTGATTTCAAAGTATCACCAACCGAATGGATTGGAATGCTCATGGTAGTTAGATAAAACATCTAAGCTCATCAGTTTCATTATGTAGTGATCAATAGGCTGAATTTAATGTTTTTCTCTGTTTACATCTTACATATAATACCTTCAGAAGTACATATACAGTGTAAGCGTAGGAATTTGGTAAACAAAGTTTCtcaaaaacatttgaaatttatggGTCTTCTTGAATTTGAGGCTTACCTTTTGCAGACAAAGCCATCGCAATTGCATGCCATTGCAAATGCGCAGATGAAGGCAAACGCAAAAGCCTCAGAAATGCGGCTGTCAAAAATCGTTAGACATGGAATTCAATTGGTAAAGGGGCCCCTCAAAAATACTGATGGAGGGGCTGAGGGCGGAAGACTctaaaaaaaagggggcggggctggGGTCGGCGTCAAACTTTGCGCATTAAAAGTAAAcagttaatttttaattgctcaCGGCTCGTTGGCTCTCGACAAAAGAGATCTCTCGGCATACCAACATACCAACATATTCGACAAGTATTTGTCTTCCCAAAggttaaatattattttaatgagCCGCGCAGAGCGGACAGGGACTTCAGAAGAGACAGAAACCTTTTCTCCACGCGGCCCCAAGACCGCAAAAAGGTCAACAATGTGACTTTTAGCGATCGCCAAATGccgccagccagccagccagccaagtgGCTTTGTGTCATGGTTTTTGTGCCATGGCGTCGGCGGCGGCATATGGTGTATATGTATCCCAAATCGTATAGTATTCGTATAGTCTCGGGATGACGCCTATTTGCAGCCGTAATTGCTGGCCGCAAGGGCCATCTGCATTTCCGGGCCACCGAATCGTTCCGTGGATGGTGGTGGCTCGTCTTTTTCCCACACGCACTTAGTCACGGCAAACCGCACGCACGTAAGAAATCAATTGAAGCGAAGTCGATTTTCGAGTTGAGTTGAGGATTTGGAGCTttttggagttggagttggccAGCCGAAGGCTAACACAATAACGAAACTAATTTTGATGCGGTTGTTAAGTGTTGCCAAACACCCAGGCAGCttaaagtggaaaatgggcAGAGGAGATGTGTCCGATATAAAGATGTTGCAGACAATGGATGGACTCCGGCACTCTGGCACTCTGGCACAAACTGGCACTCGAGTACAACAAGGCgtataattaataattgattGAGCCGCATTTTCCACAAACAATGAATGACAAGGCAGGCAGCTgcggttgcagttgcagttgcagtttgagttgctgttgctgttgaagAATTTCTTGGCCCAAAAATGGCACAAAGTACTGGGTTTTGGAGGAGCAATGGTGCCGAGATTTGGAGCCAGGTGTGCCTGTGTGCCCATAAGTGGCCGATATATGGCTGGCGAACGTAAAAGCCACATTGCCAAACGTTTACGGCGACCGCAATTGTAATCACTATTTGACCAAAAGTGCACTGCTGCCTGTTTGTAGCTGATGCACTTTTTATAGCTCTGGTGCATTCCCACCGCTAagtgaaattaataaaaatcgACTGCACCAAAAACGTCAATGCGTCTGCGCAATGCacataatttgtttaattaattacgccaacacattttcatttgctgccTATTGGGCAATTCTCGTTTGGCTGACGAGCGGCGATGTGATTTTTCACATAAAacggaaaaaaataaaaaatggagTCTCGCACTGAAACTATAACAGCCATTGAAAGCCGAACGGATTTGCCAGCTTTCGAAAGATTCAGCCATCGTCaaagtggaagtggatgcTGCTCAGATGTTACTGCTGCACTAATGCTGCActgatgctgctgcaacaTTCTCAGCTTGC from Drosophila santomea strain STO CAGO 1482 chromosome 3R, Prin_Dsan_1.1, whole genome shotgun sequence includes:
- the LOC120451529 gene encoding GPI transamidase component PIG-S isoform X1, whose translation is METSSSSPVKPRRKDKDEDKFRIGATVAFIVVIIGIGVPMWWRTTTVYRVNLPSTEILSLSETPIKTAVQVAIYTQQPTRGQLLIAELQSAFSDNEIWSVEFKQLSPTPKTQDAHTPAALEKLLLEENVQSVGDFMFIEWPKLQEELLLTTERSALMRSDTPSNKIAQLLHAKILQTYRINQILSTDERMGAKSEAPQPAYDVIVSVLNPKPRLTHAKWNIAMAVKTYIEPWLAKVSGVSNYTVRSQWKYRVAIEADIKQVRDQSKLGRHYALQESALPHLLTSIAQNLSASTTDKPAINLVVYIPPCHIAPLHIYNSKDQRLTRNNVDAFISPPWGGFIIANPPEHVCLAAMSDQQAIAYHVSTTENMQVMLDQLHKLLDISSELQMEGVKVVDIEQLEPRRWEYEAYLRRTAIRHISTASSTLQSLIKLLDQISYIVIDDEVGAAITNSYADILAAKAALLEHRLADASVLAKRAFVASERGFFDASLLAQLYFPDEQKYAIYIPLFLPIMVPVLSSFNMLRSVLQARRKEKQS
- the LOC120451529 gene encoding prolyl 3-hydroxylase sudestada1 isoform X2 — translated: METSSSSPVKPRRKDKDEDGRAEQEDSANQVGEPQRKLLRLGDSLESKEVLLNEAYQQPELTKWLQTAWTDEKSQGTKETQTGAQVFSDPFQICLLPGMLEKGQSQALVAEIIQNVQWSRKQMDLYEFYQSTDLSNMPACRLLTNFLQVLRKQVRPWLEKVTNLKLDYVSASCSMYTCGDYLLVHDDLLKDRQVAFIYYLSPWEGAEEWTEAQGGCLEIFGSDDQCFPQFPVQRKIAPKDNQFAFFKVGSRSFHQVGEVTTFDYPRLTINGWFHGETNEAFVADSLRAFPRLNYLQPDGLNRPPLGLFLNNVYLKGATRRSIQKRIEENSEICLYEFFKREKFELARSQLLADSNTLKWRRQGPANAHNYEVLDLTTARGTILELLQLFRSHAMFDLLRDFTDLDLAGTDAESPTCSVELQRWSHGNYTVLGDGLASEENTLDLVYYLNAAEGAAVITYLSPDAEMPTAKAPADGRRSDYDDEEDDDSVLLTITPVDNALNIVYRCEGTTKFTKYVSRNTPLEKGPVFVISCSYKE
- the LOC120451529 gene encoding prolyl 3-hydroxylase sudestada1 isoform X3, which translates into the protein MLEKGQSQALVAEIIQNVQWSRKQMDLYEFYQSTDLSNMPACRLLTNFLQVLRKQVRPWLEKVTNLKLDYVSASCSMYTCGDYLLVHDDLLKDRQVAFIYYLSPWEGAEEWTEAQGGCLEIFGSDDQCFPQFPVQRKIAPKDNQFAFFKVGSRSFHQVGEVTTFDYPRLTINGWFHGETNEAFVADSLRAFPRLNYLQPDGLNRPPLGLFLNNVYLKGATRRSIQKRIEENSEICLYEFFKREKFELARSQLLADSNTLKWRRQGPANAHNYEVLDLTTARGTILELLQLFRSHAMFDLLRDFTDLDLAGTDAESPTCSVELQRWSHGNYTVLGDGLASEENTLDLVYYLNAAEGAAVITYLSPDAEMPTAKAPADGRRSDYDDEEDDDSVLLTITPVDNALNIVYRCEGTTKFTKYVSRNTPLEKGPVFVISCSYKE